TTTAAAATAATCAATTCTACTCCAGGAGAAATGAGATGCAGGCCGCCTGCAACAGGGAGAAATAACAAAGCCGGTGTCATTACGACACCGGCTCTATTTTTATCCTTGGAGGCTTCCGCTTATTTAACGGTAGCTACGAGCTTCTTGAAAGTCTCAGGCTCATTCATAGCCAGATCAGCCAATACCTTTCTGTTCAGATCGATATTTTTAACTGACAGCTTGTGGATGAACTCAGAATAAGTGATACCTTCTGCACGAACTGCTGCGTTAATACGCGCGATCCACAACTGACGGTAGTTTCTCTTCTTTAATTTACGGCCTACATAGCTATATGTAAGACCTTTCTCCAATACGTTTTTGGCTACGGTATAAACGTTTTTACGTTTACCATAAAAACCTTTGGCCTGCTTTAATATTTTCTTCCTGCGGGCTCTGGAAGCAACTGCATTTACTGAACGAGGCATTTTGTGCTCTTTTTTCCGTTTTAGTTAAATAATAATTTCTAAACTACCGACTATCTGAGTGCGAGCATTCTCTTTACCAGATCCAGGTTAGCTGAACTAACCAGGCTGCTGCCTCTCAGGTGGCGTTTTCTTTTGGTAGCTTTCTTAGTCAGCAAGTGACTTTTGAAGGCATTATACCGCTTAATCTGTCCGCTCCCGGTTACCTTGAAGGTCTTCTTGGCCCGGGAATGAGTCTTTACTTTGGGCATCTTACATCAAATTTGGTCTGCAAAGGTAGATAATTATTTGACACTACGAACGTCAAATATAACTTTTTTATTCACGGAACGTGGATGTGGATAACTTTTCTGCCCAAATGTAAAAATATTTTTGGCCCTATTAAGTATCTGAAAATCAAAATTCCTCTCCCCCATTACTTCCATTTATGCTTTTATTTATTAGGTAATAAGTAATACACATTTTTTCTATTTAGTATATTAGTGTTAATTTTAATTTCAAAATAGTATTATTTAAAGCCATATCGTAAAACTTAACCAGGCCTATGAAAGCACTTTACACTTCATGGATCGCCATCTCCGTTAGGAGCTGGTTGCTTTTTCACCCTCAAAAATATGAAAGACCACAAAGAGCGCCTGATTGTTAATCCTGCCCTCTCTGATAGTTTTTTCCCAAAATAATTGAAGATGAAAAAGATTCTAATCCTATTATATAGCCTTTTGTTCCTCGTGACGGGTATAACACGAGCACAATATGTCTATTTCAACATACCGGATACGGTATGTATGTCTACTAATAATAGTACTTCGGATCAGGCCAAGTTTGTTAGTATGAATGCCGTACTCTCAAGTAACCAGAATGGTAAGGCAAGCTGGCAGATCACAACGCCCAATGGTACAGATGCAGATTACACCATTCTGTATTCTGATGTCAACTCTACCGTAAAGGCAACCCAGCTGTCAAATACGCAAGCCCTGACCATCCAGTTCCTTGTTCCCGGTGCCTACACATTTGTAGTTACCATGAAAAGAACAGGTGGTCAATCTGATATCGTCCGGACCAAAAAAGTCGTGGCGGTAGACTGTACTATCCAGACATGTAGCGGCGGTAATGCCGTCATGCCTGGTTTCTCGGAGAACTTCGGTGTGCTGCCCAGCAACGCTACCCGAATGGCTTACTCTCCTTCTTCGGCCATTACCTATATTTATCAGTCAAAAGATCCCCTGAACGATAACTATTATGCGATATCCAATACCACCCGCCTCAGGGATGAGTGGGTGGACGCTGCCGACCATAGTGGTCTTAACCGCGGTGGTATGCTCGTTGCCAACTCAGATTATACACCAAGTATCTTCTTCCAAAAAGAAGTGAATGGCCTCTGTCGCGGATCTGTTTACAATTTCAGCGCATGGCTCCTCAACACGGACTCCTCCGTTGTACTAAACAGCAATTGCGTAAGCGACTATAAATATGCCGGGGTCACCTTCCAGGTACTCAATAAGGCAAATCCCAGCCAGATACTCGCAGAGTTTAAAACCTATGCAGTATCTATGAATATCAGTAAGACGCAATGGCAAAGGTATGGTGGTTCATTCACTGTACCTTCCGGCGTTACAGACGTAATTGTTAGGATCAAGAATAACTTCCCTGGTGGTTGTGGCAATGATATTGCGGTCGATGATATCGAATTCCAGTATTGTAGCCCGGTCATCACCGCAAAGATTGAAGGCCAGGCCAATAACCTGAAAGAGGTTTTGTGTGAGGGCGCCCCTACCATTATCACCTCATCCTATACGCCTAGTACCTACTTCACTAACCCGGAGTACCAGTGGGAAATGTCTGACGACGGCGGTATTACATGGTTCAACGTACCTTATGGTACTGCAAACAAGGATACCCTCGTTATTGCCGAAGGCGAACTGACCGCTACCAAAAATGTAGCGGCAGATTAT
This window of the Chitinophaga sancti genome carries:
- the rplT gene encoding 50S ribosomal protein L20 translates to MPRSVNAVASRARRKKILKQAKGFYGKRKNVYTVAKNVLEKGLTYSYVGRKLKKRNYRQLWIARINAAVRAEGITYSEFIHKLSVKNIDLNRKVLADLAMNEPETFKKLVATVK
- the rpmI gene encoding 50S ribosomal protein L35, with product MPKVKTHSRAKKTFKVTGSGQIKRYNAFKSHLLTKKATKRKRHLRGSSLVSSANLDLVKRMLALR